Proteins co-encoded in one Arachis hypogaea cultivar Tifrunner chromosome 11, arahy.Tifrunner.gnm2.J5K5, whole genome shotgun sequence genomic window:
- the LOC112722509 gene encoding agamous-like MADS-box protein AGL65 isoform X2: protein MGRVKLKIKKLESTSNRQVTYSKRKSGILKKAKELSILCDIDIVLLMFSPTGKPTLLQGERSNIEEVIAKFAQLTPQERAKRKLESLEALKKTFKKLDHDVKIQDFLGSSSQTVEELTHQVRLLQTQLTDVHQRLSYWNNIDKINSIEHLRQMEESLRESINRVCLQKENLGKHQIMSLECANQDGMTLPLMMAGLQENQPLSWLLNNDNHQLMLPSEPKYLQYSDNTNREAERSTDVSLPGYSSYIANNGKLDSSPQVNTIGQAGSGLNELNGTACLNIQRCEQFAYPPPPPPPPDNEEVKHRTTMYNENGHDKLNTSDYQVHNGFDLPRSLFENGHQFWNSAPGPCGVAMYNENGYHR from the exons ATGGGAAGAGTTAAATTAAAGATAAAGAAATTGGAGAGCACCAGCAATCGCCAAGTGACTTATTCAAAGCGGAAAAGCGGAATCTTGAAGAAAGCAAAGGAATTGTCAATACTATGTGATATAGATATTGTTCTTCTCATGTTTTCTCCAACAGGAAAGCCTACATTGCTACAAGGAGAGCGCAG TAATATTGAGGAAGTCATTGCAAAATTTGCTCAACTTACCCCACAAGAAAGGGCCAAAAG GAAATTGGAAAGTCTTGAA GCACTAAAGAAAACCTTCAAGAAATTGGATCACGATGTAAAAATACAAGATTTCTTGGGTTCAAG CAGTCAAACTGTGGAG GAATTAACTCATCAAGTAAGGCTTCTACAAACGCAGCTAACAGATGTACATCAGAGACTGAG CTATTGGAATAATATTGACAAGATCAATAGCATAGAACACCTTAGGCAAATGGAAGAATCACTCAGGGAATCAATTAATCGAGTGTGTTTACAGAAG GAAAATTTGGGAAAGCACCAAATAATGTCTCTTGAATGTGCCAATCAG GATGGAATGACTTTACCCTTGATGATGGCTGGTCTGCAAGAAAACCAACCATTGTCTTGGCTTTTGAATAACGATAACCATCAGTTGATGTTGCCGAGCGAACCGAAATATCTGCAATATAG CGATAATACCAATAGAGAAGCTGAGCGCTCAACTGATGTTTCGCTCCCTGGATATTCCAGTTACATTGCCAATAATGGCAAACTTGACAGCTCTCCCCAAGTCAATACCATAGGTCAGGCAGGCAGTGGCTTGAATGAGTTGAACGGCACTGCTTGCTTAAATATACAACGTTGTGAGCAATTTGCataccctcctcctcctcctcctcctccagatAATGAGGAAGTGAAACATCGCACGACAATGTATAATGAGAATGGCCATGATAAACTAAATACTTCAGATTACCAAGTTCATAATGGCTTTGATTTGCCAAGATCACTGTTTGAAAACGGACACCAGTTCTGGAATTCTGCTCCTGGGCCCTGTGGGGTTGCCATGTATAACGAGAATGGCTACCATAGG TAA
- the LOC112722508 gene encoding uncharacterized protein has protein sequence MSSSSRSENNREEVEERRRRRRSPSKSPIRDRSKTTSSKLSSRSSTLTPSGSKALLLDDDLVADFEDLRISSDPNPNPRSFPYSVKQQCWEKAEKIKGRDPDRWRRDALGNTVFRKLVGCPGCLCHDYDHILPYSKGGKSTLENCQVLQATVNRSKGNPTDISKSELIQKSSYCRVSGRDMDLLELSAYGNVRRGPESGGCRIQ, from the exons ATGAGTTCTTCTTCTCGGAGTGAGAATAacagagaagaagtagaagaaaggagaagaagacgaagaagccCAAGCAAGTCGCCCATAAGGGACCGATCCAAAACGACTTCTTCCAAGTTGTCGTCTCGCTCCTCAACACTCACCCCTTCCGGCTCCAAAGCCCTCTTGCTCGACGATGACCTCGTAGCTGACTTCGAAGACCTTCGAATCTCTTCggaccctaaccctaaccctagaaGCTTCCCTTACAGCGTGAAGCAGCAATGCTGGGAGAAAGCCGAGAAGATCAAAGGCCGAGACCCCGATCGCTGGCGCAGGGATGCCCTCGGCAACACCGTCTTTCGCAAGCTCGTTGGTTGCCCTGGTTGTCTCTGCCATGATTACGACCACATCCTCCCTTACTCTAAG GGTGGGAAAAGCACACTGGAAAACTGTCAAGTTTTACAG GCAACAGTTAACCGATCAAAGGGTAATCCAACAGATATATCCAAATCTGAACTTATTCAGAAGAGTTCTTATTGCAGGGTTTCAG GTCGCGATATGGATCTTTTGGAACTGTCAGCATATGGCAACGTACGGCGAGGACCGGAGTCTGGGGGTTGTAGAATCCAATGA
- the LOC112722509 gene encoding agamous-like MADS-box protein AGL65 isoform X1, producing the protein MGRVKLKIKKLESTSNRQVTYSKRKSGILKKAKELSILCDIDIVLLMFSPTGKPTLLQGERSNIEEVIAKFAQLTPQERAKRKLESLEALKKTFKKLDHDVKIQDFLGSSSQTVEELTHQVRLLQTQLTDVHQRLSYWNNIDKINSIEHLRQMEESLRESINRVCLQKENLGKHQIMSLECANQLQDGMTLPLMMAGLQENQPLSWLLNNDNHQLMLPSEPKYLQYSDNTNREAERSTDVSLPGYSSYIANNGKLDSSPQVNTIGQAGSGLNELNGTACLNIQRCEQFAYPPPPPPPPDNEEVKHRTTMYNENGHDKLNTSDYQVHNGFDLPRSLFENGHQFWNSAPGPCGVAMYNENGYHR; encoded by the exons ATGGGAAGAGTTAAATTAAAGATAAAGAAATTGGAGAGCACCAGCAATCGCCAAGTGACTTATTCAAAGCGGAAAAGCGGAATCTTGAAGAAAGCAAAGGAATTGTCAATACTATGTGATATAGATATTGTTCTTCTCATGTTTTCTCCAACAGGAAAGCCTACATTGCTACAAGGAGAGCGCAG TAATATTGAGGAAGTCATTGCAAAATTTGCTCAACTTACCCCACAAGAAAGGGCCAAAAG GAAATTGGAAAGTCTTGAA GCACTAAAGAAAACCTTCAAGAAATTGGATCACGATGTAAAAATACAAGATTTCTTGGGTTCAAG CAGTCAAACTGTGGAG GAATTAACTCATCAAGTAAGGCTTCTACAAACGCAGCTAACAGATGTACATCAGAGACTGAG CTATTGGAATAATATTGACAAGATCAATAGCATAGAACACCTTAGGCAAATGGAAGAATCACTCAGGGAATCAATTAATCGAGTGTGTTTACAGAAG GAAAATTTGGGAAAGCACCAAATAATGTCTCTTGAATGTGCCAATCAG TTACAGGATGGAATGACTTTACCCTTGATGATGGCTGGTCTGCAAGAAAACCAACCATTGTCTTGGCTTTTGAATAACGATAACCATCAGTTGATGTTGCCGAGCGAACCGAAATATCTGCAATATAG CGATAATACCAATAGAGAAGCTGAGCGCTCAACTGATGTTTCGCTCCCTGGATATTCCAGTTACATTGCCAATAATGGCAAACTTGACAGCTCTCCCCAAGTCAATACCATAGGTCAGGCAGGCAGTGGCTTGAATGAGTTGAACGGCACTGCTTGCTTAAATATACAACGTTGTGAGCAATTTGCataccctcctcctcctcctcctcctccagatAATGAGGAAGTGAAACATCGCACGACAATGTATAATGAGAATGGCCATGATAAACTAAATACTTCAGATTACCAAGTTCATAATGGCTTTGATTTGCCAAGATCACTGTTTGAAAACGGACACCAGTTCTGGAATTCTGCTCCTGGGCCCTGTGGGGTTGCCATGTATAACGAGAATGGCTACCATAGG TAA
- the LOC112722507 gene encoding cyclic dof factor 3, with protein MEDQSTVTIRDPAIKLFGQKIPLPGDPDVLPAAAMDHEQDLHEEDEEEEEDQDYDEEDGETQDTHEDKDAEAENLTTQEQEADPPPNVEENKKSATSPEAMVNPKTPAIEEDSAKSKSDKSDKEQGDTSSPQDQKPLKKPDKLLPCPRCNSMDTKFCYYNNYNVNQPRYFCKACQRYWTAGGTMRNVPVGAGRRKNKNSANHYRHITISEALQAARIDAPNGTHLPALKSNGRVLSFGIDAPICDSMASVLNLGEKKVLNGTRNGFHHGFDDQRLKVPSKSGENGEACTSSSPVAVSNPMGENSKSTFQEPMLPSNGYLPQVPCIASVPWPYPWNAAIPSPAMCPPGFPALPFYPAAFWNCSMPGNWNVPWFPPQSSPSNPKSPSSGPNSPTLGKHSRDGDTGNQDSLSKEEPPKQRNGSVLVPKTLRIDDPSEAAKSSIWATLGIKNESISGGGMFKAFQSTKEEKNQVEASPVLRANPAALSRSLNFHESS; from the exons ATGGAGGACCAAAGTACTGTTACTATTAGGGACCCTGCAATTAAGCTTTTTGGTCAGAAGATTCCCCTTCCCGGAGATCCTGATGTTCTTCCCGCCGCGGCCATGGACCATGAACAGGACCTGcatgaagaagacgaagaagaggaggaggaccaGGATTACGACGAGGAAGACGGAGAAACCCAAGACACTCACGAGGACAAg GATGCAGAAGCTGAAAATCTTACCACCCAAGAGCAAGAAGCTGATCCTCCTCCAAATgtagaagagaacaagaaatcagCCACATCACCTGAGGCTATGGTGAATCCGAAAacacctgccatagaagaagattcTGCAAAATCAAAAAGTGACAAGTCAGATAAGGAACAAGGTGACACATCCAGTCCACAAGATCAGAAACCCCTGAAAAAGCCTGATAAGTTGCTTCCATGCCCCCGCTGCAATAGCATGGATACTAAATTCTGTTACTACAACAACTACAACGTAAACCAGCCACGTTATTTCTGCAAAGCCTGTCAACGATACTGGACTGCAGGTGGCACCATGAGGAATGTGCCGGTTGGAGCAGGGCGGCGAAAAAACAAGAACTCTGCCAACCATTATCGCCACATCACAATCTCTGAGGCTCTTCAAGCAGCTAGAATTGATGCTCCTAACGGGACTCATCTCCCTGCTTTGAAAAGCAATGGGAGAGTCCTCAGTTTCGGAATAGATGCCCCAATCTGCGATTCCATGGCATCTGTCCTTAACCTTGGAGAGAAAAAGGTTCTTAATGGCACAAGAAATGGATTCCATCATGGCTTTGATGATCAAAGATTGAAAGTTCCTTCCAAAAGTGGTGAAAATGGCGAAGCTTGCACGAGTTCATCGCCTGTTGCAGTTTCAAATCCAATGGGGGAAAACAGTAAAAGTACTTTCCAAGAACCAATGCTTCCAAGCAACGGTTACCTTCCTCAAGTTCCTTGTATTGCTAGTGTTCCTTGGCCTTATCCGTGGAATGCGGCAATTCCCTCACCAGCTATGTGTCCTCCAGGATTTCCTGCCCTTCCATTCTATCCTGCGGCTTTTTGGAACTGCAGCATGCCAGGGAACTGGAATGTTCCATGGTTTCCTCCACAGTCCTCCCCTTCAAACCCAAAATCTCCAAGTTCCGGACCGAATTCTCCAACTCTGGGGAAGCACTCTAGGGACGGTGACACGGGTAACCAAGATTCTTTGAGCAAAGAAGAGCCACCAAAGCAGAGAAATGGAAGCGTTTTGGTTCCCAAAACGTTGAGAATCGATGACCCAAGTGAAGCTGCAAAGAGTTCTATATGGGCAACTCTAGGGATCAAGAATGAATCCATTAGTGGGGGAGGCATGTTTAAGGCCttccaatcaacaaaagaagaaaagaatcaAGTCGAAGCTTCTCCTGTGTTGCGGGCTAACCCTGCAGCTTTGTCAAGATCCCTTAATTTTCACGAGAGCTCGTGA